A region from the Salvia splendens isolate huo1 chromosome 15, SspV2, whole genome shotgun sequence genome encodes:
- the LOC121768354 gene encoding DUF21 domain-containing protein At4g14240-like has translation MHFVNAAALLSIALKNGGGGGMLGSEIEFGTVWWYVYAGISCILVMFAGVMSGLTLGLMSLGLVELEILQRSGTPAEKKQSAAIFPVVQKQHQLLVTLLLCNAAAMEALPLYLDKIFNQYVAIILSVTFVLFFGEVIPQAICTRYGLAVGANCVWLVRFLMIVCYPIAYPIGKVLDWVLGHNDALFRRAQLKALVSIHSQEAGKGGELTHDETTIISGALDLTEKTAEEAMTPIESTFSLDVNSKLDWEAIGKVLARGHSRVPVYSGNPRNIIGLLLVKSLLTVRAETETPVSAVSIRRIPRVPADMPLYDILNEFQKGSSHMAAVVKPKGESKRPPSILEKSEGNEPTNGDSDITTPLLTNKEDNSNTVVVDIDKVSKPASKANLAYNEAVLQGLVVPDESEDGEVIGIITLEDVFEELLQEEIVDETDEYVDVHKRIRVAAAAAASSVARAPSIRRLTAQKGAGPKQGLTPKKGGDDGTTSAKVLSSVGEPKR, from the exons ATGCACTTTGTAAATGCGGCGGCGCTGCTGTCGATAGCGTTGAAgaacggcggcggcggtgggatgttaggatcggagATAGAGTTCGGCACCGTGTGGTGGTACGTATACGCGGGAATATCTTGCATCCTGGTGATGTTCGCCGGGGTAATGTCGGGCCTCACTCTCGGCCTCATGTCGCTCGGCCTCGTCGAGCTCGAGATCCTCCAGCGCAGCGGCACCCCTGCCGAGAAGAAACAGTCTG CTGCGATATTTCCGGTGGTTCAGAAGCAGCATCAGCTTCTTGTGACATTGCTTTTATGTAATGCTGCTGCAATGGAG GCACTTCCTCTATACCTAGATAAGATCTTCAATCAGTATGTTGCCATTATACTATCAGTTACTTTTGTCTTATTTTTCGGAGAG GTCATCCCTCAAGCAATATGCACTAGATATGGTCTCGCCGTGGGTGCTAACTGTGTGTGGCTTGTTCGTTTTCTGATGATCGTTTGCTACCCGATTGCTTACCCAATTGGCAAG GTTCTGGATTGGGTTCTAGGACACAATGATGCACTGTTTAGACGAGCTCAGCTGAAAGCTCTCGTTTCTATTCACAGCCAGGAG GCCGGAAAAGGCGGTGAATTAACCCATGATGAGACAACAATCATTAGTGGAGCGCTAGATTTGACAGAGAAG ACTGCCGAGGAGGCGATGACGCCAATTGAGTCAACATTTTCGCTGGATGTTAATTCAAAGCTCGACTG GGAAGCAATTGGTAAGGTTCTGGCTCGTGGTCATAGCCGCGTTCCCGTGTATTCTGGAAATCCAAGGAACATTATCGGACTTTTACTG GTAAAAAGCCTTCTCACCGTGAGAGCAGAAACAGAGACCCCTGTCAGTGCTGTTTCTATTCGAAGAATTCCTCG TGTTCCTGCAGATATGCCCCTTTACGACATACTCAACGAGTTTCAAAAGGGTAGCAGCCATATGGCTGCTGTTGTGAAGCCAAAAGGAGAAAGCAAAAGACCTCCGTCGATTTTGGAGAAGTCTGAGGGGAACGAACCCACAAACGGAGATTCAGATATAACCACCCCATTGCTAACAAATAAAGAAGATAACTCAAATACCGTTGTCGTTGACATTGATAAGGTTTCAAAGCCGGCATCCAAAGCTAACCTCGCTTATAATGAAGCAGTTCTGCAAGGGTTGGTTGTTCCGGATGAGTCTGAAGATGGTGAGGTCATCGGCATCATCACCTTAGAAGATGTTTTCGAAGAACTTCTACAG GAGGAGATTGTTGATGAGACGGATGAGTATGTTGATGTCCATAAAAG GATACGCGTGGCAGCAGCTGCAGCTGCTTCGTCAGTAGCCCGAGCCCCTTCAATCAGGAGGTTAACGGCCCAAAAAGGAGCT GGACCCAAGCAAGGGCTGACCCCGAAAAAAGGAGGGGACGATGGCACGACCTCGGCGAAGGTGCTGAGCAGCGTTGGTGAGCCGAAGAGATGA
- the LOC121766363 gene encoding LOW QUALITY PROTEIN: UPF0613 protein PB24D3.06c-like (The sequence of the model RefSeq protein was modified relative to this genomic sequence to represent the inferred CDS: deleted 1 base in 1 codon) — translation MENSNSMNLSTPSSISVPPQPASSGTSWFSGIVRSRSSASASAKVPNITPAAAGDGAGGGDGPINKKRQFRGVMFKYGTKSIQVAFKTGDYKQQVIFIGGLTDGFLATEYLEPLAIALEKERWSLVQFLFSSSYSGYGISSLKQDAAELDQLISYLINKEDSEGVVLLGHSTGCQDIVYYLRTNAACSRAVRAAILQAPVSDREYRATLPETASMIDLASMMINEGRGSELMPREANPDSPITAYRFHSLCAYNGDDDMFSSDFNEDQLKQKLGHMSNTPTLVIFSMGDEYVPEYVDKKALVDRLCAAMGGAEKAEIEYGNHSLSNRAQEAVQAIIEFIKRDGPKGWDDPWS, via the exons atggagaattctaatTCTATGAATCTCTCGACGCCATCTTCGATCTCTGTGCCGCCGCAGCCGGCGTCGTCGGGCACTTCGTGGTTTTCTGGCATTGTCCGGAGCcgctcctccgcctccgcctccgccaaGGTTCCCAACATAACCCCAGCCGCCGCTGGAGACGGCGCCGGAGGTGGAGATGGACCCATCAATAAGAAACGTCAATTTCGCGGGGTGATGTTTAAGTATGGCACGAAATCAATTCAG GTTGCTTTCAAAACAGGTGATTACAAGCAGCAAGTC ATTTTTATTGGTGGGCTGACCGATGGGTTTTTAGCTACTGA ATATTTGGAGCCTTTGGCAATTGCGTTGGAGAAAGAGCGCTGGTCACTGgttcaatttctattttcttcgTCATACAGTGGTTATGGCATCTCGAGCTTGAAACAA GACGCCGCCGAGCTTGATCAATTGATTAGTTATCTAATAAATAAGGAAGATTCTGAGGGTGTGGTGCTACTAGGACACAGTACTGGATGCCAG GATATTGTATATTACTTGCGAACTAACGCAGCATGTTCAAGAGCAGTTCGTGCAGCCATTTTACAA GCTCCAGTTAGTGACCGTGAATACAGAGCCACTCTCCCGGAAACTGCCTCCATGATTGATTTAGCTTCAATGATGATAAATGAAGGCCGGGGATCAGAATTAATGCCAAGGGAAGCCAATCCAGATTCTCCCATTACTGCCTACAG ATTTCATTCTCTCTGTGCATACAACGGAGATGATGACATGTTCAGCTCCGACTTTAATGAAGACCAGTTGAAGCAGAAACTTGGCCACATGTCCAACACGCCTACTCTG GTCATATTTTCCATGGGAGACGAATACGTACCTGAATACGTGGACAAGAAAGCTCTGGTTGACAG GCTGTGTGCAGCAATGGGAGGCGCAGAGAAGGCTGAAATCGAGTATGGAAACCACTCGCTCTCCAACAGAGCTCAGGAAGCTGTCCAAGCCATAATCGAGTTCATCAAGAGAGATGGCCCTAAAGGATGGGATGACCCGTGGAGCTAG
- the LOC121769438 gene encoding uncharacterized protein LOC121769438 — protein sequence MREKSAWFLGANPIVHSWFKILMMCVFLGILIVWGIDGLSMSTFQNDFVVVKLDTAAEATIPFKDFRFRNRSIKFQPKLENHDQIDLNLTNQILAETHPSVDQIDLVGNRTLNVSISITFSNLSPNVSADSSKSWTGMNTSSRPRVLSWISAELEANYSSRIIANWLAPGGEACKDSKTVDVRVAGLDGSENVELVAGEIHEFVFQAVDEAGEPRCLGGDYFETDLSSEKWKSRPPVKDMGNGTYSFSLQVHPDFAGDYNLTIILLYRHYEGLKFSPSKFALDKVLRLVPITFVRSALRLPKIRQCRWSDYTRDVWSGRWTRHAKNENCAISYDGRYRCQSPSFPCQQPWCSGPLGVLESNGWVYSAQCSFKLYRSREAWKCLSGRWIFWWGDSNHCDTIRNILHFILDVTDVPTVPRLFDMNITNPRNTSQTVRFTSIFNGHWNHTGNYQGLNSLINEDYRETLKGYFSQSAVPDTVIMNSGLHDGIYWSTIRNFIKGADYAAKFWKKVMEGVRQRGLQPPEVIYRTTVATGGYARSMAFNPHKMEVFNGVVVDKLRHYGLLDRVIDDFDMTYPWHFDNRCNDGVHYGRAPLKARWRDGQVGHQYFVDLMLGHVLINALCVRPGHSSV from the coding sequence ATGAGGGAGAAATCTGCGTGGTTTCTGGGGGCAAACCCCATAGTTCATTCATGGTTCAAGATTTTGATGATGTGTGTGTTTCTTGGAATCTTGATTGTGTGGGGGATTGATGGTTTGAGCATGAGCACTTTCCAGAATGATTTTGTTGTGGTGAAGCTCGACACTGCCGCAGAAGCTACAATACCCTTTAAAGATTTCAGGTTTAGGAATCGTTCCATTAAGTTTCAGCCCAAATTGGAAAATCATGACCAGATTGATTTGAACCTCACCAACCAGATTTTGGCAGAAACTCATCCAAGTGTTGATCAGATTGATTTGGTTGGAAATCGAACTCTCAATGTGTCCATTTCGATTACGTTTTCGAATTTGAGCCCTAATGTTTCAGCTGATTCTAGCAAGAGTTGGACAGGGATGAACACTTCTTCAAGACCTAGGGTTCTGTCTTGGATTTCGGCTGAGCTGGAGGCGAATTACTCGTCTCGTATCATTGCAAACTGGCTGGCACCGGGCGGTGAGGCGTGTAAGGATTCGAAAACTGTGGATGTTAGGGTTGCTGGATTGGATGGAAGTGAGAATGTGGAGTTGGTGGCTGGTGAAATCCATGAGTTTGTGTTCCAAGCTGTTGATGAGGCAGGGGAGCCTCGTTGTTTGGGTGGCGATTACTTTGAGACCGATCTTTCGAGCGAGAAGTGGAAGTCTAGGCCCCCAGTTAAGGACATGGGCAACGGGACATACTCGTTTTCACTCCAAGTTCATCCTGATTTTGCTGGTGACTACAATCTGACCATCATTTTGTTGTATAGGCACTACGAGGGTCTCAAGTTTTCGCCTTCTAAGTTTGCGTTGGATAAGGTTCTTCGCTTGGTTCCAATCACGTTCGTTAGGTCTGCGTTGCGTTTGCCCAAGATCAGGCAATGCAGGTGGAGTGACTACACGAGGGATGTCTGGTCCGGTCGTTGGACAAGGCATGCTAAGAACGAAAACTGTGCGATTAGCTATGATGGTAGGTATAGGTGCCAAAGCCCGAGCTTCCCCTGCCAGCAGCCGTGGTGTAGTGGTCCATTAGGCGTGCTGGAGAGCAACGGGTGGGTGTACTCGGCCCAATGCTCGTTCAAGCTCTACAGGAGCCGGGAGGCGTGGAAGTGCTTGAGCGGCCGCTGGATCTTCTGGTGGGGTGACTCCAACCACTGTGACACCATCCGTAACATCCTGCATTTTATCTTGGATGTGACCGACGTTCCCACCGTTCCGAGGCTGTTCGACATGAACATCACGAATCCGAGAAACACGTCTCAGACGGTGCGGTTCACGAGCATCTTCAACGGGCATTGGAACCACACTGGGAACTACCAAGGTTTGAACTCGTTGATCAACGAGGACTACCGGGAGACGTTGAAGGGATACTTCTCTCAAAGTGCCGTGCCCGACACCGTGATCATGAACTCAGGTTTGCACGACGGGATATACTGGTCCACCATCCGGAACTTCATCAAGGGCGCGGACTACGCGGCCAAGTTTTGGAAGAAGGTGATGGAAGGGGTAAGGCAGAGGGGGCTGCAGCCCCCAGAGGTCATATACCGGACCACCGTAGCCACGGGAGGCTACGCTAGGTCGATGGCGTTTAACCCTCACAAGATGGAGGTGTTCAACGGGGTGGTGGTGGACAAGCTGAGGCATTATGGCTTGCTCGATCGGGTCATCGACGATTTCGACATGACCTACCCGTGGCACTTTGACAATCGGTGCAACGACGGGGTGCACTATGGGCGCGCCCCGTTGAAGGCCAGGTGGCGCGATGGACAGGTCGGCCACCAGTACTTCGTGGACCTCATGCTCGGGCACGTGCTGATCAACGCGCTCTGCGTAAGGCCCGGGCATTCATCCGTGTGA